A single Dermacentor variabilis isolate Ectoservices chromosome 9, ASM5094787v1, whole genome shotgun sequence DNA region contains:
- the bisc gene encoding TM2 domain-containing protein 1 biscotti — MLTLAAACTLLISIAVNCAALGTYEANCSTLLMGQYLCAAPEIDSATQQPKTCGPDNRARIMCTAADGIICKNGTGTGRDTFEKEIPCRYTNGYSFETALLLSVFLGMFGVDRFYLGYPAVGLAKFCTLGFMFLGQLVDIILISMQVVGPADGSHYVISYFGPCLRFLEIDNDTYVLPQDDW; from the coding sequence ATGCTGACGTTAGCGGCAGCGTGCACTTTGCTAATAAGCATCGCCGTAAACTGCGCAGCTCTAGGCACCTACGAAGCCAATTGCAGTACGCTCCTGATGGGCCAGTACTTGTGTGCGGCACCCGAAATCGATTCGGCCACGCAGCAGCCCAAGACATGCGGCCCCGACAACCGAGCCCGTATTATGTGCACCGCGGCCGATGGTATAATCTGCAAGAACGGCACCGGCACCGGCCGGGACACCTTCGAGAAGGAAATTCCGTGCCGCTACACCAACGGCTACTCTTTCGAGACCGCACTATTGCTTTCCGTTTTCCTCGGCATGTTCGGCGTGGATCGCTTTTACTTGGGCTACCCTGCCGTCGGCCTTGCGAAGTTCTGCACGCTCGGGTTCATGTTCCTCGGCCAGCTCGTGGACATTATTCTCATCTCTATGCAGGTTGTTGGTCCCGCCGACGGGTCGCATTATGTGATCAGTTACTTCGGCCCGTGCCTGCGATTTCTGGAGATCGACAATGACACTTACGTTTTGCCGCAAGACGATTGGTGA